The nucleotide sequence AACCATTATGGTCTACCTCCCGGCCAGGGAGCTGGGGCTGCGCCCCAACATGAAGCTGGCCTGGCTATCGTTCTGGATGGCCCTAGGGGGGCTTCTGATTGCGGCAATCCCCTTGCTTTTGAACGAGGCCTCGGTGCTCTACACCTTCTACCCGCCCCTGAAGGCCCACTGGGCCTTCTACACTGGAGCCGCCATCTTCGTGCTCTCGAGCTACGTGAGCATCTACCTGGCCCTAGACCTGTGGTGGCGCTGGCGCCGGGCCAACCCGGGCAAGATTACCCCTCTAGTGACCTACATGGCCGTAACCTTTTGGCTCATGTGGCTTCTTGCCAGTTTGGGGCTGGTGGTGGAGGTGCTCTTTCTCATTCCCTGGGCGCTTGGGGTTTTACCCGGAGTAGACCCCCTTTTGACGCGCACCCTCTTCTGGTACACCGGCCACCCCATCGTCTACTTCTGGCTCCTACCTGCCTACACCCTGGCCTACACCACCCTGCCCAAGCTGGCGGGGGGCAAGCTGGTCTCTGACCCGCTGGCGCGGCTGGTCTTCCTCCTCTTCCTGCTCTTCTCTGTTCCAGTGGGCTTTCACCACCAATTCGCCGACCCCGGCATCGCCCCCTACTGGAAGTTCATTCACACCGTTCTTACCATGATGGTCGCGGTGCCCAGCCTAATCACGGCCTTCACGGTGGCGGCCTCGCTTGAAGTAGCGGGCCGGGCCAACGGAGGCAGGGGCCTTCTGGGCTGGATTGCGGCCCTGCCCTGGAGCAACCCCACCGTGCTGGCGTTCCTGTTGGGCTTTTTGGCCTTCATTCCGGGTGGGGCCGGCGGCATCGTAAATGCCAGCTTCAACCTGAACCAAAACGTCCACAACACGGTCTGGATACCTGGCCACTTCCACCTTCAGGTGGGCACGCTGGTCACCATGGCCGCTATGGGCACGGCTTTCTGGCTCATTCCCCACCTCACAGGCAAGCCCCTGGTGGCCCGTGGGCTGGCTGTGGCCTCGCAGTGGCTGTGGTTCATCGGAATGTTCATAATGACCTTTGCCCTGCACTGGATGGGCTTTTTGTACGCCATACCAAGGCGCTCGCAC is from Meiothermus sp. QL-1 and encodes:
- a CDS encoding cbb3-type cytochrome c oxidase subunit I; the encoded protein is MAVQTLTRFDAYAAAPEKKYALYMMMLGFAALALGTFFGPLQAFNYGGLDLYPFLKPVFQNYYQGLTLHGVLNAIVFTQLFAQTIMVYLPARELGLRPNMKLAWLSFWMALGGLLIAAIPLLLNEASVLYTFYPPLKAHWAFYTGAAIFVLSSYVSIYLALDLWWRWRRANPGKITPLVTYMAVTFWLMWLLASLGLVVEVLFLIPWALGVLPGVDPLLTRTLFWYTGHPIVYFWLLPAYTLAYTTLPKLAGGKLVSDPLARLVFLLFLLFSVPVGFHHQFADPGIAPYWKFIHTVLTMMVAVPSLITAFTVAASLEVAGRANGGRGLLGWIAALPWSNPTVLAFLLGFLAFIPGGAGGIVNASFNLNQNVHNTVWIPGHFHLQVGTLVTMAAMGTAFWLIPHLTGKPLVARGLAVASQWLWFIGMFIMTFALHWMGFLYAIPRRSHIAASPLAMEAYKESAPWMVLNIVSGIILLVAAVLFFYVIFATALQSRREPSKVMAEVPFTEVISKPEGSGLVRLTERVGFWFGLAVLLVVLAYGPVLFELFTNMKPVPGMRLW